One genomic region from Mycobacterium basiliense encodes:
- a CDS encoding DUF3107 domain-containing protein: MEVKIGITDSPRELVFSSPQTPGEVEELVSAALSDDSLLGLDDERGRRFLIHAAKIAYVEIGVSDARRVGFGIGVDAAKG, translated from the coding sequence GTGGAGGTCAAGATCGGGATCACGGACAGTCCGCGCGAGCTGGTGTTCTCCAGTCCGCAGACGCCCGGTGAAGTCGAAGAACTGGTCAGCGCCGCGCTAAGCGACGACTCCCTGTTGGGCCTGGATGACGAGCGGGGCCGTCGGTTTCTGATTCATGCGGCCAAGATCGCCTACGTCGAGATCGGGGTCTCCGACGCCCGGCGGGTGGGTTTTGGAATCGGAGTCGATGCCGCGAAGGGCTAA
- a CDS encoding TetR/AcrR family transcriptional regulator — MSDVAKAAQQRAVRPAERVRPVQGAAPNRRGNRLPRDERRGQLLVVASDVFVDRGFHAAGMDEIADRAGVSKPVLYQHFSSKLELYLAVLHRHVENLVSGVQQALRTTTDNRGRLHAAVQAFFDFIDHDSQGYRLIFENDYVTEPEVAAQVRAATESCIDAVFALISADSGLDPHRARMIAVGLVGLSVDCARYWLDSDRPITKSDAVEGTVQFAWGGLSHVPLART, encoded by the coding sequence ATGAGCGATGTCGCCAAGGCGGCGCAACAGCGTGCCGTGAGACCGGCCGAACGCGTGCGGCCGGTCCAAGGTGCGGCCCCGAACCGGCGCGGTAACCGACTTCCCCGAGACGAACGCCGCGGCCAACTGCTTGTGGTTGCCAGCGACGTCTTTGTCGACCGCGGCTTCCATGCGGCCGGCATGGACGAAATCGCAGACCGGGCAGGCGTTAGCAAACCCGTTCTGTATCAACACTTCTCGAGCAAACTCGAACTTTACCTGGCGGTGCTTCATCGGCACGTGGAGAACCTGGTCTCCGGCGTCCAGCAAGCGCTGCGCACCACCACCGACAACCGGGGGCGCCTGCATGCAGCGGTTCAGGCGTTCTTCGACTTCATCGACCACGACAGTCAGGGTTATCGGCTCATCTTCGAGAACGACTATGTCACCGAACCCGAGGTGGCAGCCCAGGTCAGAGCGGCCACCGAGTCATGCATCGATGCGGTGTTCGCCCTGATCAGCGCCGATTCCGGACTCGACCCGCATCGCGCCAGAATGATCGCGGTGGGCCTGGTCGGCCTGAGCGTCGACTGCGCCCGGTACTGGCTGGATTCCGACCGTCCGATCACCAAATCGGACGCGGTCGAGGGCACGGTCCAGTTCGCCTGGGGCGGACTATCGCACGTGCCGCTAGCTCGTACTTAG